TGGGTTAGAGTGGATGGGGATCGCTTTTGTTTCGAGCCCGAAGGGGCGCAAAAGGCCTCTCAAATAGTGCGCCGCCACAGGCTGGCAGAACGCCTGCTCCACGACGTGCTGGACATGGGGCCTGACCAAGTGGAAGAGGATGCCTGCCGCTTCGAGCACATCCTGAGCGCGGACGCCACCGAGAGTATCTGTACTTTCTTGGGGCATCCCCAGACATGTCCCCATGGCAGGCCCATACCTCCAGGTCCCTGTTGCCAGAGATTCGTAAAGGAGGTGACCCCACTGGTGCGGCCTTTGGCGGATCTGAACCCGGGCCAACAAGGCACCATCACCTTCATAACTCCCAAGTTCAGGTCCCGTCTTCATCAGCTGAGTTCCTTAGGGGTGATACCTGGAACCTCGGTGCGACTCAGGCAACGTCACCCCACCTTTGTTATCCAGGTGGGTGAAAGCACCATAGCCATGGATGCTGATCTAGCCAGAAACATCTTCGTGCGTTCCCAGGGCTGAGGCCTCTGCGCAGAACTTCTTTTTCCTGGCCCAGATTCTTGGCCTGGGCAGGTGGCCAGAGAAATGTTTGGATTCGATCCGACCCAAGATTTTTCGGGCCTGGAAGGGGCAACCACAAGATTGAGACCACATGCTATCCTCTAAAACGTTTCTTGTGGTTTCCCCTTGGGCAAGGTATTTCCCTTGGTGGAAAAGCTAAGGGATATTCTTCAGGCGCACCTCCGCCATGCGAGCCTGCTCACTTTCCGGGTAATCTTTGCCCACCTTGGT
The sequence above is drawn from the bacterium genome and encodes:
- a CDS encoding metal-dependent transcriptional regulator — translated: MRHRHRRGHGSSQGRSMEDEQRLEEYLETLWYLQEEGRQELSHIKDAVGEAEASHLLLALMENRWVRVDGDRFCFEPEGAQKASQIVRRHRLAERLLHDVLDMGPDQVEEDACRFEHILSADATESICTFLGHPQTCPHGRPIPPGPCCQRFVKEVTPLVRPLADLNPGQQGTITFITPKFRSRLHQLSSLGVIPGTSVRLRQRHPTFVIQVGESTIAMDADLARNIFVRSQG